In the Periophthalmus magnuspinnatus isolate fPerMag1 chromosome 4, fPerMag1.2.pri, whole genome shotgun sequence genome, one interval contains:
- the trmt1l gene encoding TRMT1-like protein, translating to MAAEARVEEGDIKPDAEGETEESASDDNKPSTTTERHISIQSRIEDLEALVDLNGAGRKACPLCPEEKFKSCYSHKLRRHLQNLHWKVYVEFQGQRMCICHLPCRTLKPSPSSEQACSSRAVAHYHCVVCSGTIARKTDMIGHLKRHTNKGETRASYSLDPDQDRDRTQEPAPSGHTLEILKELGTNVQLMPNHNTPQKSDTYFSRKMKTNRQLVFCSLAALAEERSPLECLDAFGATGIMGLQWAKHLRSAVRVTITDISDTCVNMIRENCQLNQIRVAPWAGPESGSESGSGPGPGSGAAEGRYLTTVEVNKMDANVIMHLRPFDYIHLDPFGSAVHFLDAAFRNVRNLGVVSVTSTDTGSLYAKTPNVTLRHYGAALVRTEYYRELAARMVLDAVARAAARCSKGIEVLLSVAVEHFVLVVVRVLRGPSQADESMRRLRRLVHCQWCEERLFLKQGTSIDDTLPCSCHGTLPGKTAVILGPLWSGPLFHSFFLRTMLKAAVRHSMEDVQPLIKTLLCESDCTTLKYPALTNQVECGVVIKTLQSPDESGADSSGKRKSGDEGGNLVKKLKSDSSLEHPPFYYSIHRHSIRGMNMPKLNKFLQYLTESGFRVSRTHFDPTGVRTNADLNQFTAVLSKYSSPTCTKQGLSQD from the exons CCGGGAGGAAGGCGTGTCCGCTCTGTCCCGAGGAGAAGTTTAAGTCCTGCTACAGCCACAAACTCAGACGCCACCTCCAGAACCTGCACTGGAAGGTCTACGTCGAGTTCCAag GTCAGAGGATGTGTATCTGTCATCTTCCATGTCGGACTCTGAAGCCCAGTCCCTCGTCGGAGCAG GCGTGCTCGTCGCGGGCCGTGGCTCACTATCACTGCGTGGTGTGTTCAGGGACCATCGCCCGAAAAACAGACATGATCGGTCACCTCAAACGCCACACCAACAAAGGAGAGACGCGGGCCAGCTACAGCCTGGACCCGGACCAGGACCGGGACCGGACtcaggagccag CGCCGTCGGGTCACACTCTGGAGATCCTGAAGGAGCTCGGCACAAACGTTCAGCTGATGCCCAACCACAACACGCCCCAGAAGAGCGACACCTACTTCAGCCGCAAGATGAAGACCAACag ACAGCTCGTGTTCTGCTCTCTGGCGGCTCTGGCGGAGGAGAGGAGTCCTCTGGAGTGTCTGGACGCTTTCGGAGCCACAg GCATCATGGGGCTGCAGTGGGCCAAACACCTGCGCTCGGCCGTCAGAGTGACCATCACAGACATCAGTGACACCTGCGTGAACATGATCAGGGAAAACTGCCAACTCAACCAGATCCGAGTGGCTCCCTGGGCCGGGCCTGAGTCCGGGTCAGAGTccgggtctggaccaggacctgGGTCTGGAGCTGCAGAGGGGCGGTACCTGACCACAGTGGAGGTCAACAAGATGGACGCCAACGTCATCATGCACCTCAGACCCTTCGACTACAT ACACTTGGATCCCTTCGGCTCGGCGGTGCACTTCCTGGACGCGGCGTTTCGAAACGTGAGGAATCTGGGGGTCGTGTCGGTGACCTCTACGGACACGGGGTCGCTGTACGCCAAGACGCCCAACGTGACCCTGCGGCACTACGGCGCCGCCCTGGTCCGCACGGAGTACTACAGGGAGCTGGCGGCGCGCATGGTCCTGGACGCCGTGGCGCG aGCGGCGGCTCGTTGTTCCAAAGGCATTGAGGTGCTCCTGTCTGTGGCGGTGGAGCACTTTGTCCTGGTGGTGGTGCGGGTGCTCAGGGGCCCCTCTCAGGCGGACGAGTCCATGCGGAGGCTCCGGAGGCTGGTGCACTGCCAGTGGTGCGAGGAGAGACTGTTCCTGAAGCAAGGCACCTCCATCGACG ACACTTTGCCGTGTTCGTGCCACGGAACTTTACCGGGAAAGACCGCCGTCATACTGGGACCACTGTG GAGCGGGCCTCTGTTTCACTCCTTCTTCTTGAGGACGATGTTGAAGGCTGCGGTCAGACACTCGATGGAGGACGTCCAGCCTCTGATCAAGACTCTGCTCTGTGAATCTGACTGTACCACACTCAAGTACCCCGCCCTGACCAACCAAG TGGAGTGTGGTGTCGTCATTAAAACTTTACAAAGTCCCGACGAATCTGGAGCTGATTCTTCAG GGAAGAGGAAATCTGGGGATGAAGGAGGAAACTTGGTGAAGAAGCTGAAGTCGGACTCGTCTCTGGAGCATCCTCCATTTTACTACAGTATCCACCGACACAGCATCAGAGGAATGAACATGCCCAA GTTGAATAAGTTCCTTCAGTACTTGACTGAGTCTGGGTTCAGAGTGAGTCGGACCCACTTTGATCCGACCGGAGTCCGGACCAACGCGGATCTCAACCAGTTCACAGCGGTCCTCAGCAAATACAGCAGCCCCACGTGCACCAAacagggactgagccaggactga